TTAGCagcattttcatttaaattaattctgtTTTTCGTTTTTTACTGTGGTTGGATTTTTAATAGCCTTGAGAGGTTAatgattgataattatattacacTTACTCGGCCTCTTTAGCATAACCTAACTTCCAActatattggagtaattctatcCTTGTTAGTTTAACTGCCTCATTAAAGGAGATAATGATGAAATGTCGTCGAGTTAGAGGATAGCGAGGAGTCCACATCGTTGATGGGTCAAGATCTAAAACATTTATACAAGTCAGACGGTGATCTGTAGGAGTATCGGACTCGCAGCGAGGCTTAAGCCTATGCAAGTTTAATCTGTTCATGTTGTTACAGTCTTTTTGAGTTGAACTACCAATGCATTGCAAGAAATAGAGGAGAATAGACGACTTATGAAGAGTCAACTTGGAAGTAGAGGACATTATATTTTATCCCACTCATTTGTTTGTGTTAACtgcaaaaaatatgttcaagtATACAACTTA
The genomic region above belongs to Lepeophtheirus salmonis chromosome 8, UVic_Lsal_1.4, whole genome shotgun sequence and contains:
- the LOC121122755 gene encoding uncharacterized protein; translated protein: MSSTSKLTLHKSSILLYFLQCIGSSTQKDCNNMNRLNLHRLKPRCESDTPTDHRLTCINVLDLDPSTMWTPRYPLTRRHFIIISFNEAVKLTRIELLQYSWKLGYAKEAEINLNENAAKYRVRLGPPDKWSRIILPGVVEASSVKFRFRIDLNSTFGGIREISFFGCMVERNFHLERGMASINIGAWCHKLLID